A region of Malaclemys terrapin pileata isolate rMalTer1 chromosome 5, rMalTer1.hap1, whole genome shotgun sequence DNA encodes the following proteins:
- the WDR54 gene encoding WD repeat-containing protein 54 has product MSSPCDARALTTRCAVSMAAGDTGMYRKERSVPLKSSSSALYNNLSVLPLRDKQLTYFAAVHGSIVSLASASADGLSVSHRQLQAKEGGLAVSASIVTQASWCVLPSRVLLVLTSQKGIQMYESDGSIMVYWHALDVLEPPSAQAVFARGIAAASGRFICVGTSSGLVLVFDIPSKGTNITLSEVLQEHHDSITDIASEVGENPDGAADLVTADDSGALCVWRSKEEFSLLTKISAFGWTCSSVKLWNGVIAAGYGNGQIRLYEATSGALRATVSAHARWIYALDLAPLTGKLLSGAEDSYVQIWKLSRSPDTGNIEIEHCHSECVTDTQLCGARFCDPEGNSFAATGYDLSEIVRYGQV; this is encoded by the exons ATGTCATCGCCCTGCGACGCCCGCGCCCTGACAACACGCTGCGCCGTCTCCATGGCTGCGGGGGACACGGG GATGTACCGCAAGGAGCGGAGCGTCCCGCTGAAGAGCAGCAGCTCGGCGCTGTACAACAACCTGAGCGTGCTGCCCCTGCGCGACAAGCAGCTCACCTACTTCGCCGCCGTGCACGGCAGCATCGTCAGCCTGGCCAGCGCCTCGGCCGACGGGCTCAGCGTCTCCCACCGCCAGCTGCAGGCCAAGGAGGGCGGCCTGGCGGTCAGCGCCTCCATCGTCACCCAG GCCTCCTGGTGTGTCCTGCCTTCTCGAGTTCTCCTAGTCCTGACCTCTCAGAAAGGCATCCAG ATGTACGAGTCAGACGGCTCCATCATGGTTTATTGGCATGCCCTGGATGTCTTGGAACCACCGTCAG CCCAGGCAGTGTTTGCTCGAGGGATCGCTGCTGCCAGTGGGCGCTTCATCTGTGTGG GGACTTCGTCGGGACTGGTGCTGGTGTTTGACATCCCCAGCAAGGGAACAAACATCACGCTGAGCGAGGTCCTACAGGAGCATCACGACTCCATCACTGACATCGCCTCGGAGGTCGGTGAGAACCCG GATGGAGCTGCTGACCTGGTGACTGCAGATGACTCTGGGGCCCTGTGTGTCTGGAGATCCAAGGAGGAGTTCTCCCTGCTCACCAAAATCTCTGCCTTTGG GTGGACCTGCTCCTCGGTGAAGCTGTGGAACGGGGTCATTGCTGCTGGCTATGGGAATGGGCAGATCCGGCTGTACGAGGCCACGAGCGGGGCCCTGCGTGCCACGGTCAGCGCCCACGCTCGCTGGATCTACGCCCTGGACCTGGCCCCCCTGACGGGGAAG CTGCTGTCTGGTGCCGAGGATTCCTATGTCCAGATCTGGAAACTCAGCCGGAGCCCAGACACCGGCAACATCGAG ATCGAGCACTGCCACTCGGAGTGCGTGACTGACACCCAGCTCTGTGGCGCCCGCTTCTGTGACCCTGAGGGAAACTCCTTCGCTGCGACCGGCTACGACCTCAGCGAGATCGTCCGCTATGGCCAGGTCTAG
- the C5H2orf81 gene encoding uncharacterized protein C2orf81 homolog: MTSRDRVPLSKSRAEKSRPPTVPIPQVDIVPGRLSESEWISLVTMEEGEDGMGDILEGMINQVMDECYKVYLARQCIPFTISQARDAILQIAEWRFLARDEGEATVEEDATWQEEEEPVACVTDSWAQGSVPVMRTSLTLFPKEREVSLDKLPEETLSHEETRSYTGSPEVPASPPSEQPSQEKGVKSAKSSRPQNLRPQPAPPPSPKTRKAYRPPRGLLRSASLKSTARALQEPEKELLRQQLAQTVPEESPPEDLGSLHQLLPMSCSNLLKIQMGRPPTIRGVTYDEFGTVIAMPRLDPARLPKCWIKPQVEVLDPDVEAKRQEVLQTVSGRGHRSPKSHSRAAQGPGVGELISAQLLEDTGPTLSGGLAQAVCPRHADKRAQHLPSTGRSLEPSSHVSWKPSNLLDSIELAPGVAIRDSSSVKRGPHPGALCEEGGEGVFQRKLRPIRPRVPLPAVAVEQLIRDHTPQVRPMALLTSLMSSGPEHV, translated from the exons ATGACGTCCCGGGACCGTGTGCCTCTCTCCAAGTCACGGGCGGAGAAGTCACGCCCCCCCACAGTACCCATCCCTCAAGTGGATATCGTCCCAGGACGCCTCTCTGAGTCAGAATGGATCTCCCTGGTCACCATGGAGGAAGGAGAGGATGGAATGGGAGATATCCTGGAAGGGATGATAAACCAAGTGATGGACGAGTGCTATAAAGTGTACCTGGCTCGGCAG TGCATCCCGTTCACCATCAGCCAGGCACGGGATGCAATCCTGCAGATTGCCGAATGGCGCTTCCTGGCGCGGGATGAGGGGGAGGCCACCGTGGAAGAAGATGCCACctggcaggaggaggaagagccagTGGCCTGTGTCACAGACTCGTGGGCACAGGGCTCAGTCCCCGTCATGCGAACCAGCCTGACCCTGTTCCCGAAGGAGAGAGAG GTGTCTTTGGACAAACTCCCCGAGGAAACACTTTCCCATGAGGAGACGCGGTCCTACACAGGATCCCCCGAGGTGCCAGCAAGCCCCCCCTCAGAACAGCCTTCTCAGGAGAAGGGGGTCAAGTCTGCAAAGTCATCCAGGCCCCAGAATCtgcgtccccagccagccccacccccctcgccCAAGACCAGAAAAGCATACAGGCCCCCTCGCGGGCTGCTGCGTTCAGCCAGTCTGAAGAGCACGGCCAGGGCCCTAcaggagcctgagaaggagctgctccggcagcaGCTCGCACAGACCGTGCCTGAGGAATCACCACCGGAAGATCTTGGCAGCCTTCACCAGCTCCTGCCCATGTCGTGCAGCAACCTGCTGAAGATCCAGATGGGCAGGCCCCCCACCATCAGGGGTGTGACGTATGATGAGTTTGGTACGGTCATCGCCATGCCCAGGCTGGACCCAGCCCGTCTACCCAAGTGCTGGATCAAGCCTCAGGTGGAGGTGCTGGATCCAGACGTTGAGGCCAAGCGGCAGGAAGTTCTCCAAACCGTCTCCGGGCGTGGCCACAGGAGTCCGAAGTCCCACAGCCGTGCAGCCCAAGGGCCAGGGGTAGGAGAGCTCATTAGCGCGCAGCTGCTGGAGGACACGGGGCCCACGCTGAgtggggggctggcccaggctgtCTGTCCGAGACACGCAGACAAGAGAGCTCAGCATTTGCCTTCCACAGGGAGAAGCCTTGAACCCAGCAGCCACGTCTCCTGGAAGCCCAGCAACCTGCTGGACTCCATTGAGCTGGCCCCGGGAGTGGCAATCAGGGACAGCAGCAGTGTGAAGCGTGGGCCCCACCCTGGGGCACTCTgtgaagagggaggggaaggggtcttCCAGAGAAAGCTCAGGCCCATCCGCCCCAGAGTGCCGCTGCCCGCGGTTGCTGTGGAGCAGCTCATCCGTGATCACACGCCCCAGGTCCGGCCAATGGCTCTGCTCACATCGCTCATGTCATCGGGGCCAGAGCATGTGTAA